The Pseudoxanthomonas sp. SL93 genome segment GTATATCCACCAGCATGGCGCCCTGGGCGCGCATGTCATGCGCTTGTCGAGGTGAAACGGAGGGAATGGTCATCGGCTTCCTCAGGGACAGTAGAGTTCTTTCAACATGGCGACGACCCGGCTCACACGCGGGTCGGCGATCCGGTAGTGCAACGTCTGCGCTTCACGCCGACTTTCCACCAGGCCCGCTTCGCGCATCCTTGCCAGGTGTTGCGACAGGGCGGACGCACTCAGCCCGACCTCTTGCGCCAGCATTCCCGCGCTGGACTCTCCTCGCGCGACCAGGGT includes the following:
- a CDS encoding metalloregulator ArsR/SmtB family transcription factor, translated to MPFKQRELEQMRASAAEAAALMRALAHDGRLLVACTLVARGESSAGMLAQEVGLSASALSQHLARMREAGLVESRREAQTLHYRIADPRVSRVVAMLKELYCP